In Colias croceus chromosome 8, ilColCroc2.1, the genomic window aaaagaaagcACAGAATGTGATAAATTAGATGCAATTTCGAGGCCATCCAATAAAGTTTTAGCATGGTTGCTCATTTCACAAGCACTAAGTTTGTTGTTACATGAAAATAGATCTTCTGTTGTCAAAACCCAAAGAGTGCaaatattttgaagatttattATATCCTTAGCAAGTGATAATTTTTTGCTATTCATGTACGCTTGGCGAGCTTTTAACATAGCCTGTGATAGTTTATTACTATTAGTACTTAATGATGGTATATATCTATGAAGAAACTGCTCTGGAAACCATATTGCATTACCAATAATGTAGATGCTGTGAGCCTGTAAAATAGAAATAgcattttatttagaaaattctAATATGACCATAAAATATGAGTagttatagtttttatttttattaccttgGCATTAATTTCTGATAGACTTTTGAAAAGTTTTTTATCATTGTTACTGAAGAGGTGAcagtttaatacaaataatgcatttattttaatgcatttgtACATGTTGTCTGAATTAGGTTTATCTTGGATAAATTTATCAAGATTAATCAATGCTTGCTTGATATACTGGGTAAATTCTGTCATTACTGTTCCACACACTTTTCCAGGGAGATCTTTCTTTCTTAGGTTGAGTAAATTACTTAGGGAATTTTGAACAACATCATCACTCATAAGTCTTGCTGTAATGATGTCAATAGCTCCATTTACAGAATTGAGTCTATCTTCATTGATGTCTAAACTTCTGCCAGAAGAATTTTGACTTTTGAAAGCTTTTACAAATGCATTCCACTTGGTTTGAATGGAAcattttgatattaataattctgttaaaactaatattgtaaagagtTCTCCGATATTGTTAATAATGTAATGCCATTGAATTCcatctaaaataattttgtaaatataataaacatacataatatacttctGTTACATTACagtaatataaacataatataataaatatacaatatattatgtaatgttattaaaaacttacttATATTAACTATTTCCTCTCTAAACACAGCAAAAACTTGACTCAATACATTATTCAATGTGTCATTACAACGGATCACAAATGCATTCAGTAAGCAAATAGATTGCATCTGATGAGAAATATCACTACTAGTGTATTCATCATACAAAgataaaaatttgaaatgcCTGTAATATAAAAGATTTGTTGTagaatatgtaggtataagtACACATAAAAGAAAAGCGTTACGGTTCATACTTATCAAATGCTTCAATTTTCAATGTTGCTATTTCAGCACAGAGAGATGTGAAGATACCCAATATTTTAGTCATAACAGGATTATCTGATACAACAAGCTCCGTAACAGGGAGAAGTTCTTCAGGAGCTAACTCTATTTGAATAGGTAAAAACGACTTATTATCATCAAACGATCCACATTTTAATACCGACGCATAATCCTGAtattgttgtttaaaaaaattgccaTAATTTCTTAGCACAAGTGCTCCAGCTTCCTTTTCCACGTCAGTTTTCATGTTAAAGAAGTACTAAACAAAACTAGAATactacatacaattatttaatgtgtATCGCTTTcgcttaattaaaaatacaacgaAGAAAACAATCTCTTGATAAATTTTTAGATTTCACAAATATGTCTGAATGATCAATGACATTGACATATTATGACTTCAACACTACACATGACAATATGTGaaattttttcctttttttttcaatagaacGCCATCTAGCAATTTGGtatatttatctaatatataaaaatcaatgccacttttcgttgtaattccataactcgagaacggctgaaccgatttcgaattctttttttattatattccttgaagtacgaggatggttcctATGTAGagaacgtaaatatgtaccacgggcgaagccggggcggaccgctagtatattataaaatatatgacacGATATTATATCATCTTGTAATTTTCTTAAAAGCTAAAAAAATTCTGGAAGTAAActtataaagattaaaaacatATCCAAGAAGCACACGCGTTGTCAAAAGTGGGATCTTAAACctattataaatcaaaataattggCGGGGCCTAAATTTAGAAATCCGTATCGCGTTATGTTCCTTATTCCTGAAATGGAACAAAGGAGTCACTTCTCCAAGCTAAATAGCTGTTGTAAATCGGTTAGAAAGCgagcaataattattattataataattattctttgtCTTTCTTACGAGCAACCATTTTTAGCATTATACATAGTTTGTAACCTTTTTGTAACGGCCATggacatatttattaaatcaaaaagCTTGTCCGTAGTATTGGTTTGTGTTTTAAACACAATTATTGCCACATTATTGCGATCATCTTGTAGGgtttatagtagagccattttaataggcaacatttgacagttcaacaaaattcaacaacgtaacctagtaacgacgacatagaataatatgatatttcgttttgttagaactgcacatttgcttaacttttttcaattacaattacatatttataataataatgaccgatataagtaattttaagatttcattttactgataaaccatcctaaacataataaacaatttctgaattgaagaactgacgtcgctacaattttgtgtcaataaaccttttttctttttaaatactagagacgttactctaaaaatcgaaatctgacatctagaatcgaaggcattgattacttgtgaataaaaatcatcataaattaataaattcgattgacaaatgtttcaaatccgtatcgattaatacacttcaatcgatgtttttaagcaggttacctctcttcgaagataaaattgatagacgtcaaatgttgcctattaaattggctcgacctCGACTATAACCACAGTTTAAGTTGCCACGCCATATTTTAGTAACCGTCTGTGGTCTATTGGTCGTCTATTACGATTTGACATTGACACTTGACAGTAACACCACAATTTTGTGACAGCAGCATCGACTGTCAAGTGTCAAGTTTGCTGTATCGTCGATTGCATTTTTACAAGCTTTTTCTTgaactaaataaaaacagtatttattttgtgtagtTAGATACtttatagtaatttttaaGTAGAACAAACCAATACCTTTTACACAATGGATCAAATGCTGCCCAGTCCGTATAATATACCGGGTATTGGAACGCCGTTACACCAACCCGAAGAAGATCAACAAATCTTACCAAATGCATTGCAACaacaacatcaacaacaacagcaACAACAGCAGCAGCAACAGCATTCCTTAGGTTCCTTGGGATCCTCGCCACTTGTTGGTTTTGGCGCTTCCCTCATGGGAACTCCACAACGTTCTATGCACACTTACGCGCCAACTGCTAGTTATGCCACTCCTCAGCAGATGATGCAGCCCCAAACACCAGTACGTAGTCATAGTTTATTTAACTCAATTTGTTCGATGAATAGGTAATTTAGTTAGATTTAACCATTATTGCCAAATTAATGGATTGTTGTCAGATCTGTTGTTCAAGGACTGCATGAggaacattaaatattatttttattttgttataagcTTTGTTTATGTGATACAAATAAGCCTATGAAATTAATTTGCCAGTAAGAAATACACAGCACCAACAATGTTAAAAACGGTATGTATTCAATtgataattatgttttcagCAAAATATGATGTCTCCAATGATAACCAGTGGAAGCATGGGGGGCCCACAAATGCTTAGTCAGGCTAGTCCAGCACCCATGACTCCATTAACACCACATTCAGCAGACCCTGGAATATTGCCACAACTACAGTAAGTTTCCTAAACATATTAAATGGAAGCGTTTGTAagaaaaagagtgtgtgtgcCGAGTTCAACACTTGTTAGAAGcgaaacttctttggtaagATTCAAAGGTACCAAGATCATCtccttactccatgacatgaccttgaaattttactttcaatgtgcctaaagaagttttgcttcaataaaattacttatatatttatttaataaataaataaacattatcaataaaaaaatgtaacaatattattgATCTATATTTTATGGCATTGTTTGACCTATTTTGACggatgtaaaaatatttattgtaataaaaactatccattgaatgttaaaattattatattaataaattattataacactGCATAAAATGTGAATGTAATCTTGAGTACTAAAATAACTTGTATAagtgaaaattaaattgattataatgCAAACTTTTACTCATTTCAGAAATATTGTATCAACAGTTAACTTAAATTGCAAATTGGATTTAAAGAAAATAGCCTTACACGCCAGAAATGCTGAATACAATCCCAAAAGATTTGCAGCTGTTATTATGAGAATAAGAGAACCAAGGACAACAGCATTGATATTTTCTTCCGGGAAAATGGTTTGTACAGGAGCAAAAAGTGAAGAGGACTCAAGACTGGCTGCTAGAAAATATGCtagaattatacaaaaattaggGTTTACTGTAAGTTATAAAAacagtttattaattttttgaataGTGCCAATGTATTAGTGTAGACTAAAGGTAATAAACTAATAAGTACTCAATATTAGCAGTAGACAATGATGCaaaagttaaagttaaattatttaccataataaaataaagtaagcaAAGTTTTTCTACATTCttagaattatattaaacatgtTTCCATTGTTTCAGGCAAAATTTTTAGACttcaaaatacaaaacatGGTCGGCAGTTGTGATGTTAAGTTTCCAATCCGCCTTGAAGGTTTAGTGCTCACTCATGGACAGTTCAGTTCTTACGAACCAGAATTATTTCCAGGACTCATTTATCGTATGGTCAAACCAAGAAttgtacttttaatatttgtgtCTGGCAAAGTGGTGTTAACTGGTGCAAAAGTCCGACAAGAAATTTATGAAGCTTTTGATAACATTTACCCTATCCTGAAAAGCTTTAAAAAGCAATAGTTGTAGAATTAAATTAAGGTATCTCCTATTTCTaagtgttattaataaataaatacaatttttattcagtttttattaaatatgtctTTTAATGTAGTTTTGGTTCGTTTGatattaaatcaatacaataaaaaaaaaagttttatgttgcattaatagtatttatttaattctaatataataattaacaagaTTCTAAGGTAAAATGttctaaagttaaaaaaaaggattgCGAAATTATAAAGTGAGTTTGTAGTTTTATAATTCGGTAACTTGATTCATtcagtattaataaattaaagggggtattaaaataattagggatgtaacgataccgataccgatatatcgGCCGATATAATCGGCAAGCCGATATATCGGTATCGCCGATAATATAACAACCGATACCGATatcaaacaattcaaaaaacCGCGCCCAATGAACGATGCGGGAGGCCGCCCGCGCGTGCGCACTTTGTTTTCTGAAAAAACTCTACCAATAGTAAACTTTTATTAGATTCTGATTGTATGTGTATTACTTAAAGTTTAACtgactttgtaaaataaatagttttgttgttttttgatttggcatttttatttaaaagaatacgattAACAGTTGAGTCTCTGTTAAATGTTGGTAACTTTTTATGCATAattcactatttatttttctaccaagccatcggtatcggtatcggtatcgccgATACATGACAACAAATATCGGTATcggcacagactaataataatatactacgtatacaagtatCGGTATCGTATCGGCAAAATCATGTATCGTTACATccctaaaaataatagaaaaatctTGTAAATAATTGGTAATTAAAGAGGCGATAAGcgatacaaataataaatacacacGTGCATACAGTGCACTCGCTATTCGCCTGGACTTGTTTCGGTCGTAATCAAAGGGAAGATGAATGTGTGGATCGCTTTAATTGTAACGAGGCGAATGGTAGACACGAATGTGTAAATGTATCATGAGAGGTAAAATCatggataatatttatatgaaagaaagaaagatcaTTTAATTGACTCTACAATATTCATAAcacacaatacaataattaaaattaaaacaatacgacatgaaacaaaaataacaattgaaataaaacaatacaaggACTATAAATGCAagacataattaaatatggagtttttttattaaaactcgactacaaaataatcaatatgtTTTTTAACTCTGAAGTGGATAAAATGACAAAAAGTTTTCTATATtgtctagaattttattttagctgTAAACATGACATTTGACATCTGACAACAATATGTCAAATTTATGATTAATCGATTGCTGTCGCAAGCACGCTTTCTTGGTTAGGTAttcttttttggttttattctGGCGGCTTCGGGCCCGTTttacgtaaataataatggCAGAAACAATGAGGCAAACTAttgcaacaatattaaaaagtatcgAAAGGTACAATCCAGCCAATCTTCAAACGTTAGAGAGATATGTCGAAATGCAGTCCAGAGAAAACACTTACGACTTGGAAGCCAACTTAGCAGTTCTAAAGTTGTATCAATTTAACCCGGAAAAGTTCAACGCAGATATTACGTGCCAAATTCTTTTAAAGGCATTGACCAACTTCCCGCATACAGATTTCACTTTGTGCAAGTGTCTGTTGCTTGAGTCGGTTGTAAGTACAGAAAGTTACTTTACAAAAGTGTTTTGTTAGTTACCCTTTAAACGAATAACTCTTTTTTTTAGGTTGAAAATGAGACAATCTcacaaataaagtatttagcTGATATATTGGAGCAGTGTGATTTTGCTCAATTTTGGAATAGAGTACACCAGATGCCTGAACTCTGCAATAGAATCAGTAGTTTCCATGATTCTATTCGTAAATTCGTATGCCATGTTGTTGGAATTACTTTCCAGACAATTGATAAGAACAATTTAGCTAATCTTCTAGGAGGAATTGATGGTGAGTACTGAAAATATTCTATTaagtttgaaatttgaatattggttggttatttatcaaaaatctGACTACAGTACATAAGTGttgattaataaattgtattatacaCCATTgtggtaaattttaaaatgaaattaaacaattttttagtaaattatatgtaatgtcgaacatttatttactcaACTAGACAtatctagaagcacttttaatttgaactaTTGCGTTTTCTATTAGTTTCGGTATtgagttttattaatttaaatttttaacaaatacttaaattaaataattacaattatgaAATTCCTATAATCTGTGTTTATTTCTCAGATGTCACTTTGAAACACTGGGTCAAGAAGTATGGTTGGAGAGATGACGGCAACTTGATATTCATCGCCAATCAAGATGAGAATATCAAAACCAAGAATATTACAGAGAAGATTGAATTTGATCATCTCGCTCCTTTGATGACAATTTTGTAAACAGatttttaatatacagttAAAAGTTTACAGTATATTTgttgttttcattttaacaGTGCTTTTCAGGTATATAACTGTATTTATTGATGTTacattcatttataaattattaaaactttctAACAAATCTATTTTGAGATCAAtgaatactattttattaattaaagattttatttaacatattatatcaatatcaAACAACAAACTTTAACAATGGCTTAACAATTAGTACATTATAAGTAACAATgcatataaaaacaaataagtcTGATTTATTAAGCTTTCTTTCCATGGCTGTATCCATATTCCTTGCCTCCAGCATGTCCTCCTTTCTTGCCATGATCCTGGTGATGGGCGTGGTGTTCCTCATGACCATGATGTCCTTTGTGACCCTTGTGATCTTCATCATAGTGGCCCTTGTCATGGTGACCTTTCTTTCCATGGTGTTTTTCATGATGTCCCTTCTCATTATGACCACCCTTCTTGTGATGTCCTTCTTTACTATCATGGTGGCCGTGGAAGTCGCCGTGCTTGTGATGATGTCCACCCTTGTGGAAGTCGTCGTAGAATTTATGCTCCTTATGATACTCATCCTTGTGTGATTTATGATGGAAACCAGTGGTTTTCGAACCCTTTTTGTGACCTTTCTTGTGTCCGAATTTGCCACCCTTATGGCCGTGGGCGGCTTCATGATGTTCACCGTGACTGTCGTGTTCATCGTggtgtttctttttatgtcCACCGTGCTCGTCGTGATGGCCCTCGTGGTGGTGTTTCTCGTGATGACCGTGTTCCCCTTTGTCGTGGTGGTGATGAGACTTGTAACCCTTATCGCCTTTTTCGCCATCCTCTTTGTGGTGATGAGCATGATGTTCATGTCCGCCGCCCGTTTCATGGCTGCCGCTTTTGGCTTCGTGTTTGCCAGTGCCTGCTACAACTTGGTCCTGTTTTGCAGTGCCAGAGGAGTCCAAATCGCCTTTAACACCAGgcttattttgtttttcctCTACATGTCGACAATTAGCAATGACTAGTGTACTCGCCACTAGCATACATAGAAATAGTCGCGTCATTTTTCTGCAAAATTAGTAAATATTAGTTTCAAGACAGGTGGTAGGTATAAGTGAAAATggttttactttaaattgtACGTATTGATCGACACTAAACAATTAAATGAATCTTACCAATGGGCGTGGTCGCTCGCCGAGCTACCGACATTATGTTCTAATCGTTTCCGTGCTTTGAATTTATAGATATCGGCGCTTTCGTTGTCGGTTACAGAGTGATCTGTAGCAATCATTGCTGCAGATTTCTAGATGAGTGATTCTGTGGGTTATGGTGACGAAATTCAATTAGATATAGCATAGTCcgtttttattacctataatatacatacctactgttGTAAGACGTGAAtctattgttaaaattaaataccaaAATAGACAATTATTTGATAGGTAAAAATAagccaataataattatgattaaaacattttatttagtttaaagctttttatttacaaagaggtatataaaacaacaatataacAAGGATCTTAGTTATTAATCTATCAGTGCTTGCCGTGGTGGAATCCCCAATGCTTATGATCATGATGGCCTCCTTTCTTGCCATGGTCATGATGGTGGTGGTGATGCTCTTCATGCCCTCCGTGACCCTTGTATCCTTTATGGTCCTCATCGTAATGGTGCTTGTCGTGATGTCCCTTCTTTCCGTAGTGGTCCTCATGGTGACCGGAGTCATGATGGCCTCCCTTCTTATGATGTCCTCCGTATTTGTGGTGGTGGCCTTTGTGATCTTCATGTTTGTGATGTTTGCCTTCCTTGTGATGGTCGTCATAGAAATGATGATCCTTGTGATATTCGTCTTTGTGATACTTCTTGTGGTAGCCTTCGGTTTCTTCACCTTTGTCGAAGTGTTTTTTATGATGATGCTTACCACCTTTATGATGGTGGCCATGATCATGATGATGGCCGTGGTGGTCGTGTTCATCCCAATGCTTTTTATGACCACCTCCATGCTCATGGTGGTGTCCCTCGTGGTGATGCTTGTGGTGGTCACCATGTTCACCTTTGTGGTGATGATGATGTCCTTTATGGCCTTTGTGTCCCTTTTCACCATGTTCGTGATGATGATGTGCATGGTGCTCCTTTCCACCGCCCTCTTCATGATGGTGTCCTTTATGGTGGCTAGCCGCCGCTACTAGATCCGATTCTGTTTCTCCGAGTTTTCGGCCAGAACACACAACTAGAACACATGCTGTGACGGCAAGGGCGGCTAGCGTCCTCATGTTTATGGTTGTCCCTTTCCGTAAGTTTATGTTAAACACTGGGACTGAACTGACTTTACGAGAGCTTGAGAAGGTATTTATATCAAACATTAAAGTAGTTGATTGCCGCTGGTGAAATTAGCGGCAAGGACGCCACAGCGACCGTTACGCCTATAGTTATTTGTAATTGCATCATTATCAAACCCAAAAGTCACTTTACGATAGAAAGGTGATAGATAGGAATTGAAGGATTTCTTGAcatgttaaataatttgatgagTCCATAGAAATGCTTTGTATGCAAATAAAACGTTTGAACGCTAAAGTTTATTTGACACGATAACATTGCAACTGGCAAACTAGCACTATTGTTTGCTTGGAATATATTTCTCGCTATAGGTAGTTactaaattttgatttatcaATCAACTCTTATGTTATTCCTACAAAATCCTAGTTAGGTACACACACATGAATGTAAATCTatatctaattaaaattattacttaggtcattaaaaatagatacataatatgtatctatgaCTTAATGTTAAGTAGcgtacatttttattgtagagaacttataaaattcaaatacttAAGTAAGTATCAACAGTTTACAGAATGTAAACTTGTAATATACCTGCTAATAAACGTTCCTATGAAATTATAGATAGTATTTAAAGctgcatataatatgtaaatgtgAATCATGCTTATCTTTCAAAGTAGGGTCTGTCATTCTGAAAAAATCCAATAAACCTACATGAAACCTATAGCTGCTTGCACTTGCGGTTAAAAGGAgctgaaaaaataacttatgtTAAAGTACCCAGGTTTCTTATTATGACGACCTAGGAAATATGATACGCGGCAGGATATGTTTACCTTCCCTGCGTCGATTCGACCTCGCTTTATTTGAGTACTCTGGTGTAGAGATAAGTTCGATTTAGATTGAGAGGTCGCGGAATTCAGTAACGtagttgaaaaaaatatatgtatacttcTTTATGAAAACTCTAGACGGTATAGAATAATTTAAGTAGGAAACAGAAACAAGGGGATCGCTCGGGGATGTAGAGTTTTTGGGCGACCTGGAAGAATATAgagcatttaaaatttaaatgtgagTGAGAATAATTTTATGGAAGTTCTAATGTATACGATCCTAGTtagttactaattaataattaaaacaaaaaaacacaaacacTTCTAAACCgttgaattttgatatttgtatGCTCTATGTTGTCTTTTTTcatttgtaataaaacttttacttcctcaattttataacagaaaatacataaatattaaatacctatattcCCATCAAAAGACTACTAGATTCCTCATTCAACTCTAGATGCATTGCATTTTACTAGTTGAATAAAATACATGCAGCTTTATTGTTACactttattcattaattaaaaagaatatttaaatacctatatctactcatagatattttaaagttataattgaaaattgatCTCATACTTATTGAATCAGttccttaatttttttatcaaatatgaaAACATAGTATTTTCAtgtcttataattttaagcaGATCGATCAAGTcgacattaaaaaaaaggaacGCTCGAATTcagaacctcctcctttttttgaagtccgGTTACGATACATTTTAAAGTATCTAGGAACATATTACCTCAGGGAATTAATAAAGctaagaaataaatacaatatttatatttattatgattttggATATTATGAGGGCtgaattgtaaaaaaaaaatatttacttaaatgggatttttcaaatagaacaaagaaaaaatgaaattaccAATTTacgtaagtatttattttatagaaacctgtattttataaaaaaaatatttttattttatacttatcgTATCGACATTTGATCACCAAAGTCGAAGTCGAGATTGAAAATTTCGTAAAAACTCGTAAACACAATTTCGTAGGCCTTGCTACCTGaaatacttatgtattttGTGATGGATagaaaataagatttttaggtactttaaataattgtatctaCCTATGTAGTTAATATGTTGAAAATTTTTCTTTctcatattataagtaggtaactaatttcttttaattgtaATGGAGATGGACATAATTTAGACTAcctttatgtacctactatacACAATTAAatgtacttacctattattaaCAATGATATTTGAATAAAGCTCCTCCTCATTCAAAAACAGAAACTATGTGATTTAAGATTATTAaggattttttatgtatgatttaattaggatgggttaattatataattaaataaaatagatacagttatttttcctgaaaatcatttatttttctttataaaacataaaaacaataacaaacttcatgaacaataacaatatttcataattatttacacagtCTACTACGTATTTGTTAGTGTTTTCCATGGTGGAAGCCCCACTCCTTGTGGTCGTCATGGCCGCCCTTCTTGCCGTGGCCGCTGTGGCCGTGGTGGTGTTCATCGTGTCCATGGTGGCCTTTGTGGCCGTGATGTCCCTCGTCGTAGTGATGATGATCGTGATGTCCGTGTTTGCCATGGTGACCTTCATGGTGGCCGGAGTGGTGGTGACCGCCCTTCTTGTGGTGACCGCCATGATCTTCGTGATGTCCGTGGTGGTGTCCGTGTTTGTGGTGCTTGCCCTCGTCGTGGTGGCCATCGTGGAAGTGGTGG contains:
- the LOC123694051 gene encoding histidine-rich glycoprotein-like, with product MRTLAALAVTACVLVVCSGRKLGETESDLVAAASHHKGHHHEEGGGKEHHAHHHHEHGEKGHKGHKGHHHHHKGEHGDHHKHHHEGHHHEHGGGHKKHWDEHDHHGHHHDHGHHHKGGKHHHKKHFDKGEETEGYHKKYHKDEYHKDHHFYDDHHKEGKHHKHEDHKGHHHKYGGHHKKGGHHDSGHHEDHYGKKGHHDKHHYDEDHKGYKGHGGHEEHHHHHHDHGKKGGHHDHKHWGFHHGKH
- the LOC123693520 gene encoding TATA-box-binding protein, whose product is MDQMLPSPYNIPGIGTPLHQPEEDQQILPNALQQQHQQQQQQQQQQQHSLGSLGSSPLVGFGASLMGTPQRSMHTYAPTASYATPQQMMQPQTPQNMMSPMITSGSMGGPQMLSQASPAPMTPLTPHSADPGILPQLQNIVSTVNLNCKLDLKKIALHARNAEYNPKRFAAVIMRIREPRTTALIFSSGKMVCTGAKSEEDSRLAARKYARIIQKLGFTAKFLDFKIQNMVGSCDVKFPIRLEGLVLTHGQFSSYEPELFPGLIYRMVKPRIVLLIFVSGKVVLTGAKVRQEIYEAFDNIYPILKSFKKQ
- the LOC123693977 gene encoding histidine-rich glycoprotein-like produces the protein MTRLFLCMLVASTLVIANCRHVEEKQNKPGVKGDLDSSGTAKQDQVVAGTGKHEAKSGSHETGGGHEHHAHHHKEDGEKGDKGYKSHHHHDKGEHGHHEKHHHEGHHDEHGGHKKKHHDEHDSHGEHHEAAHGHKGGKFGHKKGHKKGSKTTGFHHKSHKDEYHKEHKFYDDFHKGGHHHKHGDFHGHHDSKEGHHKKGGHNEKGHHEKHHGKKGHHDKGHYDEDHKGHKGHHGHEEHHAHHQDHGKKGGHAGGKEYGYSHGKKA
- the LOC123693649 gene encoding eukaryotic translation initiation factor 3 subunit K, which codes for MAETMRQTIATILKSIERYNPANLQTLERYVEMQSRENTYDLEANLAVLKLYQFNPEKFNADITCQILLKALTNFPHTDFTLCKCLLLESVVENETISQIKYLADILEQCDFAQFWNRVHQMPELCNRISSFHDSIRKFVCHVVGITFQTIDKNNLANLLGGIDDVTLKHWVKKYGWRDDGNLIFIANQDENIKTKNITEKIEFDHLAPLMTIL